The proteins below are encoded in one region of Bacillus vallismortis:
- a CDS encoding SOS response-associated peptidase produces the protein MCGRFTLFSEFDDIIEQFNIDQFLPEDEYHPSYNVAPSQNILTIINDGSNNRLGKLRWGLVPPWAKDEKIGYKMINARAETLAEKPSFRKPLVSKRCIIPADSFYEWKRLDPKTKIPIRIKLKSSNLFAFAGLYEKWNTPEGNPLYTCTIITTKPNELMEDIHDRMPVILTDENEKEWLNPNNTDPDYLQSLLQPYDFNDMEAYQVSSLVNSPKNNSPELIESH, from the coding sequence ATGTGTGGCAGGTTCACTTTATTTTCTGAGTTTGATGACATCATTGAGCAATTCAATATAGATCAATTCTTACCCGAAGATGAATATCACCCAAGCTATAATGTTGCTCCATCACAAAACATCCTTACAATCATCAACGACGGATCAAACAACCGTCTGGGCAAACTTAGATGGGGTCTTGTCCCTCCATGGGCTAAAGACGAAAAGATCGGTTATAAAATGATCAACGCTCGAGCTGAAACATTGGCTGAGAAACCAAGTTTTCGAAAGCCGCTCGTCAGCAAACGTTGTATCATACCCGCTGACAGTTTTTATGAATGGAAACGCCTTGATCCAAAGACTAAGATTCCTATACGGATTAAGCTTAAATCATCTAATCTCTTTGCTTTTGCCGGCTTATATGAAAAGTGGAACACGCCAGAAGGGAATCCTTTGTACACTTGCACAATCATCACAACAAAGCCTAATGAGCTTATGGAAGACATTCATGATCGTATGCCAGTTATCCTTACTGATGAGAACGAAAAGGAATGGCTTAATCCTAATAATACTGATCCTGATTATCTACAAAGCTTACTGCAGCCATACGATTTCAATGACATGGAAGCATACCAGGTTTCTTCTTTAGTGAATTCACCTAAAAATAATTCGCCAGAACTTATTGAATCCCATTAA